Within the Serratia sp. UGAL515B_01 genome, the region AATAATAAAGCCTATTATTTAGAAAAATTAAACTAAATAGTAGCCAGTCCGCTTAAAACTGTTCTAGGCTGTATCCCTTAACTGTACGCGAGAGCCGCTGGCGATCATTTACGCGCAGAGCAAGGCGTGAGCCGTGAGGTTGGGTGGGCCAAATAAGCGGCGAACAACGCAGCAATGCGCGCAAATGGCCCCAGCCCGTAGGGTCGCACCCCAAAAGCCCATTCTCCGTGTTGTCGGGCTTGAACAGAGGACCGCACTCTGCCCTTCACCTTCCGCCTTGATAATGGGCTTTTGGGTCTGCGACGACACCACGGACAGTTAAGGGATACAGCCTAGCACTACAAAGCGGCTGCACGAAGGTACGGGGCAAAGCAACAGAGCCACAGACACTTAAGCTCATTTAAATTGTCGATAGTCAGCAGGCAAGGGGGGTAGCGAGAAGAGTGGCCCTTTGTATACCCGGTACACTCATAAAACTGTCTGGAGCCAGTTCGAAAGCTGCTAACAGCTGCACTCCAAACCGTGAGACGTCGGCATGAACCAATACCTAAGAATTGAATGGCGGCGGGTATATCATCATAAAAGCACATCACCGTTGGTCAGGCTTTATATGTAAGCAAGTTACATCGACAAATACTTTGTAACGTAAAATGAGGTAGAGCAAAAAGCATGAACGCCAGAGGAAACAGATTATTGAGACAGAATTGGGTGGGGGCTCTACCAGCTACATCCCGGCACACACGTCATCTGCTACGGCTGCTTCCTTCCGGACCTGACCGAGTTCACAAATTAGTGTTGCGGGAGAACCAACAGAGCCCCCATTGACGGCTTCACTCACTGTAAAGCGCTGGGCATTATCGGTGATGGCTATACAAATAGCAAGCCAACCACGATCAAACGCTGTTTTCTTGCCCACTCTAGCTGTGGCACACTTCACTATCGCTTCTATCACAGGAAAAGAAGTATGGCATCAGAAAACGCCACCTTTCGCCAACGAGTATTTCACGTGATTGCCGCCATCCCTTATGGCAAGGTAACAACCTACGGTGAAGTAGCGAGATTGGCGGGTTCATCACGAGCAGCAAGACAGGTCGGAGGGATACTAAAAAAACTGCCATCGGACACTTCTCTGCCTTGGCATCGGGTTATTAACCGTTATGGAGAAATTTCGCTGCGTGACGATGATCATACCCGGCAAAAACAGGCATTACTGGCCGAAGGAATTGAGTTCTCTGCACAAGGAAACATCAATATGGCGGTTTATGGTTGGTGTTGGAAATAAACCAACAGGTTTGCAATATCCGTCATTCATCAAGAGTTACCAACGGAACAATGCAATATATTGACGTATTACCCTCATATTCAGCACACTGCACAACATTATGACCAAGGGGAAAGCTACTTTATGAGCCAAGCACTAAAAAACCTCCTCAACCTCCTGGATTTGGAAAAAATTGAAGAGGGTTTATTTCGCGGTCAGAGCGAAGATTTGGGTTTGCGCCAGGTATTTGGTGGCCAGGTCGTTGGCCAGGCACTGTACGCAGCTAAACAAACCGTTCCCGCGGAACGCAGTGTACATTCATTCCATAGCTATTTTCTGCGCCCTGGGGATAGTAGCAAACCCATCATTTATGACGTGGAAACCCTTCGTGATGGCAACAGTTTCAGTGCTCGTCGCGTCAGCGCCATTCAAAACGGTAAACCGATTTTTTTCATGACAGCCTCTTACCAGAGCCCTGAGCAAGGTTTTGAACACCAGAACACTATGCCTGATGTTGCCCCCCCGGAAGGTTTGATGTCAGAGTCAGAAATCGCACAAAAACTTTCATACATGTTGCCAGAAAAAGTACGCGACAAGTTTATTGGTGAAAAACCAATCGAGATGCGCCCGATAAAATTCCACAATCCACTTAAAGGAAGTGTAGAAGAACCCCATCGCTACGTTTGGTTCCGTGCAAATGGCACTATGCCAGATGACCTACGTATCCATCAATATCTGCTCGGCTATGCCTCTGATTTCAATTTTTTACCTACAGCACTACAGCCACATGGCGTTGGGTTCCTTGAACCAGGCATGCAAGTCGCAACTATCGACCACTCCATGTGGTTCCATCGCCCATTCCGCATGGATGATTGGTTACTGTATGCGGTGGAAAGTACCTCAGCTTCTGGGGCTCGCGGTTTTGTTCGCGGGCAGTTCTATACCCGTGATGGAGTGTTGATAGCCACTACCGCACAAGAAGGCGTTATCCGCCAAAGAGATGCATAAATAAAAAGGGGATGATGTCTCCATCGCCCCCATTTTACTTATCGATAGTTCAGCCCATCGTCTTATCGGTGTTACTGATTGTAGGCATTTTCACCATGGCTATTCACATCAAGTCCTTCGCGTTCATGTTCTTCGGGTACTCTCAGCCCCACAATAGCCCCAGCCACTTTAAAAGCGATAAATGCCGCCACACTTGACCACACCAGAGTCACTACCACACTCAGTAGCTGGACCCACATTTGATGCCCCATAGTCACCCCTGCTGCATAACCCGTCCCGCCCAGTGATGAGGCAGTGAACACTCCGGTCAGTAGGCAACCAACGATACCACATACGCCATGTACGCCAAATACGTCGCAGGTATCATCCACTTTCAGCCATTTTTTCAGCGTGACCACCCCCCACAAACCAGCCACACCAGCCAACAAACCAATGATCAATGCGCCACCAACGCCTACCGTACCCGCCGCCGGAGTAACAGCAACCAGACCGGCAATACACCCCGAACACGCCCCTAACAGAGAAGGTTTCCCCCGTATTATCCACTCGGCAAAGGTCCAAGAAAGAATTGCCCCCGCAGTGGCGATGACCGTGTTGAGGAATGCCAGAGCGGCAATTCCGTTGGCTGCACCGGCTGAACC harbors:
- the tesB gene encoding acyl-CoA thioesterase II — translated: MSQALKNLLNLLDLEKIEEGLFRGQSEDLGLRQVFGGQVVGQALYAAKQTVPAERSVHSFHSYFLRPGDSSKPIIYDVETLRDGNSFSARRVSAIQNGKPIFFMTASYQSPEQGFEHQNTMPDVAPPEGLMSESEIAQKLSYMLPEKVRDKFIGEKPIEMRPIKFHNPLKGSVEEPHRYVWFRANGTMPDDLRIHQYLLGYASDFNFLPTALQPHGVGFLEPGMQVATIDHSMWFHRPFRMDDWLLYAVESTSASGARGFVRGQFYTRDGVLIATTAQEGVIRQRDA
- a CDS encoding MGMT family protein, producing MASENATFRQRVFHVIAAIPYGKVTTYGEVARLAGSSRAARQVGGILKKLPSDTSLPWHRVINRYGEISLRDDDHTRQKQALLAEGIEFSAQGNINMAVYGWCWK